In Tenrec ecaudatus isolate mTenEca1 chromosome 4, mTenEca1.hap1, whole genome shotgun sequence, a single window of DNA contains:
- the LOC142446406 gene encoding olfactory receptor 8K5-like: MGHRNRTVLTEFILIGVTRSSELHFALFGIFLIIYLVTVFANMGLIFLTKVDSRLNTPMYFFIRHLAFIDLGDSTVIYPKMLENLLDHKNSISYYDCVMQMAFYLLFIISEFFILAAMAYDRYVAICNPLLYNVIMSPRVCHALVGIPYVYSTFQSLMVTSMIFTSTFCGSNVISHFYCDNAPMLPLLCSNEREIELLIIVFSAINLISSLLVILGSYMFILISIFRMNSAEGRKKAFSTCGSHLTMVTVFYGTLLFMYLQPKSSHSFETDKMVSVFYTLIIPMLNPFIYSLRNKDVKNAFIRLLKNQCKLCI, from the coding sequence ATGGGCCACAGGAATCGAACAGTACTGACGGAGTTCATTCTCATTGGAGTCACACGGAGCTCTGAGCTGCATTTTGCCCTTTTTGGAATCTTCCTTATAATCTACTTGGTCACAGTGTTTGCAAACATGGGCCTGATCTTCCTGACCAAGGTAGACTCCCGCCTAAACACACCCATGTATTTTTTCATCAGACACCTGGCCTTCATTGATCTTGGTGATTCGACTGTCATTTATCCCAAGATGCTAGAAAATCTTCTTGATCATAAAAATTCCATATCCTATTATGATTGTGTCATGCAGATGGCTTTCTACCTCCTGTTTATTATCAGTGAATTTTTTATCCTGGCGGCCATGGCCTATgatcgctatgtggccatctgcaacCCTCTACTCTACAATGTCATCATGTCCCCAAGAGTTTGCCATGCACTTGTGGGAATTCCCTATGTCTACAGTACTTTTCAGTCTCTGATGGTCACCAGTATGATTTTTACCTCTACTTTCTGTGGCTCTAATGTCATTAGTCATTTCTATTGTGACAATGCTCCCATGCTACCTTTGCTCTGTTCAAATGAACGAGAAATAGAATTGTTGATCATAGTATTTTCAGCAATTAATTTAATTTCCTCACTCTTGGTAATCCTTGGGTCGTACATGTTTATTCTGATATCCATATTTCGAATGAATTCTGCTGAGGGCAGGAAAAAAGCTTTCTCCACATGTGGCTCTCATCTGACGATGGTGACTGTGTTCTATGGGACTCTACTCTTTATGTATCTGCAGCCTAAATCTTCACATTCTTTTGAAACTGACAAAATGGTCTCTGTGTTTTACACATTAATCATCCCCATGCTCAATCCCTTCATTTATAGTTTGAGAAACAAAGACGTGAAAAATGCATTCATAAGGCTCTTGAAAAATCAATGCAAACTTTGTATTtaa